TAGGCGATACGGCGCCGGATTTCACACTCCCTGATGGCAATGATCAAACGTGGCGGTTGGAGGATCATCGTGGTCAGGTCGTGGCCTTGATCTTTTACCCGAAAGACGAAACGCCAGTCTGCACCAAGCAGATGTGCAGCATGCGCGACCGCTGGACGGATTATCAAACGACGGGCGCCGAGGTTGCCGCCATCTCGGTCGGCAGCGTCGAATCGCACAAAGAGTTTGCCAAGCATCACGGTCTGCCACAGACCTTGCTTGCCGACGAGCGCGGCGAGGTCACAAAGCTCTACGAGGTGAAATCGCTGCTCGGCGGCTCGCAGCGCGCCGTCTTCGTCATCGATCCGCAGGGCGTCATTCGTTACCGCAAGTCCGTGCTGCCAATCTTCCGCCCCGACGACGATGAAGTGATCGCCGCGATCCGAGAAGCCGCCGGCGGCAATTGAGGGTTTAGCTATACGCCGAGGCGATCCGCAAGCTCGGTAAGATTGCTAACCTCAATCGTCGGCAGCGGCCCGCCATGGTCCGGCTGCTCACCTTTGCGATTCACCCAGGCGACGGGAATGTCGAGAGCGCTCGCCGGCAGCACGTCGTGAAAATAACTTTGCGCGGCGTGTAGCCAACGCGCTTCGCCAGCGCGCCACCGGGCCTCGATGAAATGGCCATGCGATGGCTTATAAGAGCCGACCTGTTCAGCGGTGACTATCAAATCAAAGCGCACAGTAAAATGTTTCCGCGTCGCCGTCAGCAAGTCGTCGTCCACGTTCGATAGAATCCCCAGCCGAAAACGTTTCACCAGTCGCTCAAGCGCCGCGTTCGTGTCTGCAAACGGCGGCCATGTCGGCAAGCTCTCAGCGAGAAACCCGGCGCGCTCAGGCGCAATCGGCAACCCCAGCCGCGACGCGACCCGCTGTGCAGTCCGGTTCAGCACGTCACGGTATGGGCGGAAGGCTTCGGATTCGACCGCCGGCTCTTCCGCGTGATAGGCCGCGATGATCGTCGCGGCGTCAAGCGCCCTGCCATTCCTTTTCGCTTCACGTTGGAAGGCGCGGCTGATTCCCTTCTCCCAATCGATCAGGGTGCCGTAACAATCAAAGGTGATCAGGTCAAAAGCCAGGCTCATGGTTGATTCACCGCCTCGTAGAGCGAGCGCCATGACGCATGGAGCAACTCATCAATCTTCGACCAGTCGGCCTCTGTGACGCCGCCCGACGCCGCCTTGTCGTCGCGGATCGTCATGGCTTCGGCGCGCAATCGCCCATGTTCCATGAATCGTTCAGCGGGCATCTGGTAAATCTCGGCGGGCAATTCGGCGAGCGAGCGCGCCAGGTCACCC
The genomic region above belongs to Blastocatellia bacterium and contains:
- a CDS encoding peroxiredoxin, whose protein sequence is MSAAGNQPNRGSRVGDTAPDFTLPDGNDQTWRLEDHRGQVVALIFYPKDETPVCTKQMCSMRDRWTDYQTTGAEVAAISVGSVESHKEFAKHHGLPQTLLADERGEVTKLYEVKSLLGGSQRAVFVIDPQGVIRYRKSVLPIFRPDDDEVIAAIREAAGGN
- a CDS encoding HAD family hydrolase, producing MSLAFDLITFDCYGTLIDWEKGISRAFQREAKRNGRALDAATIIAAYHAEEPAVESEAFRPYRDVLNRTAQRVASRLGLPIAPERAGFLAESLPTWPPFADTNAALERLVKRFRLGILSNVDDDLLTATRKHFTVRFDLIVTAEQVGSYKPSHGHFIEARWRAGEARWLHAAQSYFHDVLPASALDIPVAWVNRKGEQPDHGGPLPTIEVSNLTELADRLGV